DNA from Roseomonas gilardii subsp. gilardii:
GCTCCCGCCGCAGGTCGAGCACGCCGCGCCCGGCGGCACCGCCCGGCGACGGCGGCGCGATCGGCCCCAGCCCATAGCCGGGGCGGAGATAGCGGCCATCCCAGCCGATATAGGATTCGACCACGAAGCGCCCGACACCGGGGCCGAAGCTGGCCGGCAGATCCGTCAGCAGCCGGTCCGTCTCCACCGAGCGCGCCAGCATCCGGTTGCCGGAGAGGGGGCCGCTGGCCACCACATAGCTGCCCGGCCGCAGATCGATCCCCGCGCCCGGGCTGACGGGCAGCGCGCCGATCCGCAGGCTGCCATCCGCGTCGCGCGCCAGCAGCCCATGGACGGTGACATCCCCGGGCGGGCGGCGGTCGATGCGCGTCGCCGTGATCGCCCCGTCGGGGTCCCGCAGCCCGCTCACGGTGATCCAGTCGCCCGGCATCCAAGAGGTTCCGCCGCGCGTCGCGGCATCCAGCCTCACGCGCTGGCCCGCGACGGCCAGGACACGCCCGTCGGAACCCTCCGACACGCTGCTCACCGGGCCGGAGACCTCGTAGCGGACGGCCATGCGCCGCGCCCGCAGCACCTGGCCCTCCCCGCCCGCCTCCAGCACCACGAGTTGGCCGACCCGCAGCGCATCCGGCCGCGCCCAGCCATCCTCCAGCGCCACCGGCAGGGAGTCGTCGTAGAGCACCTCCAGCCCGTTCACGCAGATGCTGGCGAAGCCGGTGACGACGCCGACGATCCCGGTACCGCCGATGCCACGATCCTGGCCCCCGGTCTTGCCGTTATCCGCCTCGGCAACGGCGCCCGTCCCGCCGATCCCGCGATCCTGCGCGGCCGCGACCGCCCCCGTGCCGCCGATGCCACGGTCCTGGCCGGACGGCGTTCCAGCCACGGCGCCGGTCCCGCCGATGCCGCGCTCGGCCAGGACCGGCCCGTCATCCGGACCGATCCGGCAGAATCCGGGCTCCTGCGCCCCGGCGGGGGGAGCAGCCACGCCGGCATTCCACCCGGCGGGCGGCGCGTTCACGCAGGCCGCCAGCAGGAACGGAAGAGCGACAGCCCAACGCATGCGTGTCACCCTTCCGCGCGGTTCCCGTCATCCTCGGCGTAGAGATATACGCCGAGATTGAACCGGCGTGTCAGGGTCCCGGCCGCGGCCTCGCCCTTTTCCTCCAGCAGGGCCAGGGCGAGGCGGTTGATCTCGATCAGCATCCGCTGCGCCGACTCGCGCCCGGCGGCCTCCAGCGCCGTCACGACCTCCGGGCTCAGCCCGTCATAATGCACGCTGCGATCGAGGAAGGGCGCCGATCCGGAGGCGGCGACATTCGCCGTGGCTGCCGCGATGTGGTCATGCAGGTTGCGGGCGAAGAAGAAGAGCTGCTCTTCCTTGCCCGGCGCCGGCAGGAAGGCCGCGGCCAGCAGGTGAACGCGGTCCTCGGCGTCCAGCCGCACGATCCCCTGGGCGATCCAGTCATCCAGCACCGCCCTCGGCCGGACATCGGTGGTGACCGAGGCAACCAGCCCCTCGAAGGACGGCACGCCCTCCGGTGCGCTGCGCGGCAGGGGCAGCGGCCGCCCGTCCGGGCCGGTATGGGAGGGCTGGCCCAGCCAGCGCGCGATGATCCCGGTGGCCAACGTCACCACCGCCGGCACCTCCGCGAGATCGGCGCCCTCCTCCCGCAGCCGGCGGATCTCCTTCCTATGCACGCCGGTCAG
Protein-coding regions in this window:
- a CDS encoding DUF5666 domain-containing protein translates to MRWAVALPFLLAACVNAPPAGWNAGVAAPPAGAQEPGFCRIGPDDGPVLAERGIGGTGAVAGTPSGQDRGIGGTGAVAAAQDRGIGGTGAVAEADNGKTGGQDRGIGGTGIVGVVTGFASICVNGLEVLYDDSLPVALEDGWARPDALRVGQLVVLEAGGEGQVLRARRMAVRYEVSGPVSSVSEGSDGRVLAVAGQRVRLDAATRGGTSWMPGDWITVSGLRDPDGAITATRIDRRPPGDVTVHGLLARDADGSLRIGALPVSPGAGIDLRPGSYVVASGPLSGNRMLARSVETDRLLTDLPASFGPGVGRFVVESYIGWDGRYLRPGYGLGPIAPPSPGGAAGRGVLDLRREPGRGIVATGLRNAPFAAGAGTPMGPQAPAMGATPGAGRGGAAGPRGTASPGAARPGPGGLAAPHGAPGTARAGTGSMGGPVGAPDAGGRWEAAPVPGGVARTT
- a CDS encoding DUF6502 family protein, which produces MPVVPDRADLPLPDSLTRPLRRLLRPLVRLLIRSGVTFPVFADLLRGLYVEVAATDLLPDPKSRTDSRISLLTGVHRKEIRRLREEGADLAEVPAVVTLATGIIARWLGQPSHTGPDGRPLPLPRSAPEGVPSFEGLVASVTTDVRPRAVLDDWIAQGIVRLDAEDRVHLLAAAFLPAPGKEEQLFFFARNLHDHIAAATANVAASGSAPFLDRSVHYDGLSPEVVTALEAAGRESAQRMLIEINRLALALLEEKGEAAAGTLTRRFNLGVYLYAEDDGNRAEG